The DNA region TATCGGTCCGAGTCGGAGACCGCACCGCGGTTCGAGAGGTGAAAACGGGGACCAGCTATCTTTCCCAGAGTGCCATCGACGTTCATTTCGGGCTCGGACGAAATCAATCGGTGGACGAAGTCAGAATCAGATGGCCGGGGAAGGAGTTCGAGTCGGTTGGTCCAGCGACAGCCGGGCGTCTTCTCCTGTTCGAAAGTCATTGATCTTTTTGGCGTGCTAACATTTAGATGCCGTGAGCCCTGAGCGCGATTTCTTCGTCGATACCGAAACTCTCGCTTTTAGGACGAGCGGGTTTCGTAACGATCGAAAACGCGCGGTCGTCGGATCCGGTCTCATCCACCTCGCAGTACTCTTGCTGCTCGTCGCCGGGCCGTTGGGGAAGTGGCTCTCCACCGATGAAATTCCTCTCGGGGTGACGGTTCGCTTCTACGAGCCGGGTGGAGAAGGCGAGGGCGGTGGCGGAGGAGGCGGCGGCGAACATGGAAAACGCCCCACGGCCTACATTCCCGTAAAGGTCCATCCTCCGCCCGAGCCGGCGCCCGAGCCACGACGGGCTCCCGTGGCACCGAGGAAACCCAGGCCTCTGGATTTTTCGGACCTCGAAGTGCCCGATCTCCCCACGGAAACGGCTCTTTTCTTCGGCGTTTTTTCTCCAGATGCAACGGAGTTTCCCGGCTTGTCCCTCACCGACGGCCGCGAATTCGGCGGACTCGACATCGAGCCGAGCTCGGGAACCGGCGGTGGCATCGGTGGGGGAACTGGCACCGGCGTCGGCACGGGCGAGGGATGGGGCGTCGGCCCCGGCAGAGGCGGAGGTTTCGGTGGTGGCGATTATCGCCCCGGAGGATGGGACATCGATCCCGTTCCGATCTTCCAGCCCGATACCGTCTACCCGGCGCAGGCGCGCGAGAAGATGGTCGCCGGTGAAGTGATCCTCCAGGTCCTGGTGAAGCTCGACGGCTCCACCGAGGTGATTCGCGTCATCAAGTCGCTGCCGTATTGCGTCGAAGCCGCCAAGGAGAACGCGAAGCGCTGGCGATGGAAGCCGGCACTGAAGAACGGAAAACCGGTGGAGGCCGTCGGCATCATCACCGTGAAGTTCGACCTCTTCGCCCAGGGGAACGCGCGGAGCTGAGGCTTTTTGTCCCTCGACGTCCTGATCACTGCCGAGCAGATTTCTGCGCGCATTCGGGAGCTGGGCAGGCAGATCTCGAGCGACTACGAGGGGAAGACGGTCCATCTCGTTTGCGTGCTGAAAGGCGCATACATGTTCGCCGCCGATCTCGCTCGCGCCATCGACATCCCGGTGACTCTGGACTTCATGGCCGTGTCGTCCTACGGCAAGAGCACCAGCACGAGCGGTGAGGTACAGCTCACGAAGGACCTCGACCTCGCCATCGAAGGCAAGCACGTCATCGTCGTGGAAGATATCGCCGACACCGGTCTTACCCTCAATTATTTGTTGACGATGCTCCGCACCCGCCGACCCGCATCCGTCAAGGTCGCGGCGTTTCTGTCGAAGCCGTCGCGCCGAACGATCGACGTCGCCGTCGACTACGTGGGCTTCGAGGTCCCGGATCGCTTCGTTGTCGGATACGGTCTCGATCAAGACCAGCGCTACCGGAATCTGCCTTACGTAGCCGCCGTCGATCTTTAGCCGTCGCTCGATTGGAGTCGAAGTTGTAACAAGAGGGATGAGGAGATCTCTCCTACACCAACAATCTGTTTCTCTTATCCCTGGCTCACAGATCGTTCTTGTCGAAAGCGTAGGGCAGGAGCTCGCCCAGGTGCAAGCTCTTGCGGCGCCCGCGGGTCGTCACGAGATGAACCGGGATGTTGCCGCAGTACTCCCAGAGCAGTTGCCGACAGGCTCCGCAGGGTGGCGTCGGTCGCGAGGCGCCGGTGACCACGACGACGGCGGTGAACCGCTTCGCGCCCTCGGATAGGCCTTTCCACAGAGCGACTCGTTCGGCGCAGACCGTCAGACCGAGCGTTGCGTTCTCGATGTTGCACCCGGTGTGAATCGTACCGTCCCTCGTAGAGAGGGCGGCTCCGACCTTGAAGTCCGAGTAAGGCGCGATGGCGCGACGCCGGGCTTTTCGTGCTGCCGCTACCAGCTCGTCCACCATTCGCTAACCTGCTTTCTGGATCGCCGGAATCAGCTCGGCGAGAAGCTCGAGCAGCACCGATCGAATCCGTTTGCCCATCTCCAGCACCTCCCGATGGTCGAGCTTGTGCGGCTGGACGCCCGCGGCCATGTTCGTGAGGGAGGAGATGGCGAGGACTTTCATGCCCATCTGGATCGCGGCGATGGTCTCGAGCACCGTGGACATTCCGACCGCGTCCGCGCCCAGGGTTCTCATCATCCGTATCTCGGCGGGGGTCTCGAAGCTCGGGCCGAGGAGGCCGATGTACACGCCTTTTCGGATGTTCAGGCCGATGCGACGGGCGGCCTGCTGGCAAGCGGCGATGAGCGCCGGGTGGTAGGCCTCCGACATGTCCACGAAGCGGGGTCCGAGCTCGGTTCGTTCGGGGCCGACGAGAGGATTGAGACCGGTCGCGTTGATGTGGTCGGTTACCAGCATCAGCTCCCCCGGCCTGAAAGCGGTGTTGATCGCGCCGGCGGCGTTCGTCAGCACGAGGCTCTTGACACCAAGGAGTCCGAGGACTCGAACGGGAAGGACGACCGCGTCGGGAGCATGGCCCTCGTACGCGTGGACGCGGCCCGACATGACGTACAGTGGTACCCCTTTGAAGTTTCCCACGAAGAGGCTCCCCTGATGGCCCTCGACGGTAGAGGAAGGGAAGTGGGGGATGTCGGCATAGGATAGGCTCGTTGCGTCGGAGAGATCGCTGGCGAACGCGCCGAGGCCCGACCCCAGGACCACGGCCACCCGGGGTCGGAGCTTCGTGCGAGAGCCAACGTAAGTCACGGCTTCTCGAATCTCTTCCAGCATCTTCATTACGATCTCAATTCAGGAGCCCGGCGATGGTCGCGGTCATGAAGGTCGCGAGTGATCCCCCGAGGACGGCTCTCACTCCCAGTCGAGCCAGATCTTCTTTTCGGGAAGGCGCCAGTGCACCAATCCCGCCGATTTGGATTCCGATGGAGCCGAGGTTCGCGAAGCCGCAGAGGGCATAGGTTGCGATGAGCTCCGATCGTGGGGAAAGCGCCGAGGCCTCCTTGAGCTTGCCGAGGGAGGCGTAGGCCACGAACTCGTTGAGAATCAGCTTTTGGCCGAACAGGAAGCCGACCTCACCCGCCTCGGCCCAGGGAACTCCCATGAGGAAGGCGAGAGGCGAGAATGCCCAAGCGAAGATCTGCTCGAGCGAAAGGTTCAGCG from Vicinamibacteria bacterium includes:
- a CDS encoding energy transducer TonB yields the protein MSPERDFFVDTETLAFRTSGFRNDRKRAVVGSGLIHLAVLLLLVAGPLGKWLSTDEIPLGVTVRFYEPGGEGEGGGGGGGGEHGKRPTAYIPVKVHPPPEPAPEPRRAPVAPRKPRPLDFSDLEVPDLPTETALFFGVFSPDATEFPGLSLTDGREFGGLDIEPSSGTGGGIGGGTGTGVGTGEGWGVGPGRGGGFGGGDYRPGGWDIDPVPIFQPDTVYPAQAREKMVAGEVILQVLVKLDGSTEVIRVIKSLPYCVEAAKENAKRWRWKPALKNGKPVEAVGIITVKFDLFAQGNARS
- the hpt gene encoding hypoxanthine phosphoribosyltransferase, giving the protein MSLDVLITAEQISARIRELGRQISSDYEGKTVHLVCVLKGAYMFAADLARAIDIPVTLDFMAVSSYGKSTSTSGEVQLTKDLDLAIEGKHVIVVEDIADTGLTLNYLLTMLRTRRPASVKVAAFLSKPSRRTIDVAVDYVGFEVPDRFVVGYGLDQDQRYRNLPYVAAVDL
- a CDS encoding cytidine deaminase, translated to MVDELVAAARKARRRAIAPYSDFKVGAALSTRDGTIHTGCNIENATLGLTVCAERVALWKGLSEGAKRFTAVVVVTGASRPTPPCGACRQLLWEYCGNIPVHLVTTRGRRKSLHLGELLPYAFDKNDL
- a CDS encoding purine-nucleoside phosphorylase: MKMLEEIREAVTYVGSRTKLRPRVAVVLGSGLGAFASDLSDATSLSYADIPHFPSSTVEGHQGSLFVGNFKGVPLYVMSGRVHAYEGHAPDAVVLPVRVLGLLGVKSLVLTNAAGAINTAFRPGELMLVTDHINATGLNPLVGPERTELGPRFVDMSEAYHPALIAACQQAARRIGLNIRKGVYIGLLGPSFETPAEIRMMRTLGADAVGMSTVLETIAAIQMGMKVLAISSLTNMAAGVQPHKLDHREVLEMGKRIRSVLLELLAELIPAIQKAG